Proteins encoded within one genomic window of Amycolatopsis nigrescens CSC17Ta-90:
- a CDS encoding DUF2334 domain-containing protein: MPGRVLSFHRRLPAALRLVVLAAVLVLVAVLVLRVTSRPAGQASAPADPVPLTGPAAAAGNAGAAGPGGRDDRRTLVLYDDGRRAGLPHAAAEDVAQAEAYAMFTANLVSRATAWDLLPAADYRRGKAMDYASLVYIGSVYDGELPAEFSADVLGSPVPVLWIGANIWQLFDRVPGAAGRLGWTQTGYRADSPSEVDYKGTALRRDPAAGTGVLGINVTDARKATVLAEAKAGQHSTPWAVRAGTLTYLAEVPYAYTGAGDRYLAAADILLGTLAPDTAERHRALVRIEDVGPRTDPAQIRAITSYLASKKVPFSLAVYPYYTDPLGKANNGQPTFARLVDSPDLVDALREATERGATLLMHGYSHQYREQPNPYDGVSAADFEFFRAALDQDDNVRLSGPVPEDSPQWFSDRIATGLGEFARVGLPRPAFFEFPHYAGSAADYQAVTPIFGARYDRGSYYAGFCPGGKCGSSTVSYQEVYGQFFPYPVRDVYGAVVVPENIGNVAPSSFNQHSARSGAEMVADAATARVVRDNVASFFYHPFLGTDGLAALVDGISGLGYQFASPGDVLRG, encoded by the coding sequence ATGCCCGGCCGCGTCCTCTCGTTCCACCGCCGCCTGCCCGCCGCGCTGCGGCTGGTCGTGCTGGCCGCGGTGCTCGTGCTCGTCGCGGTGCTCGTCCTGCGGGTCACGTCGCGGCCAGCCGGCCAGGCCAGCGCGCCCGCCGATCCGGTGCCGTTGACCGGGCCCGCCGCGGCGGCCGGCAACGCGGGTGCCGCCGGGCCGGGCGGCCGGGACGACCGGCGCACCCTGGTGCTCTACGACGACGGCAGGCGCGCCGGGCTGCCCCACGCCGCCGCCGAGGACGTGGCGCAGGCCGAGGCCTACGCGATGTTCACCGCCAACCTCGTCTCCAGGGCCACCGCCTGGGACCTGCTCCCGGCCGCGGACTACCGGCGCGGCAAGGCGATGGACTATGCGTCCCTGGTGTACATCGGCTCGGTTTACGACGGCGAGCTGCCCGCGGAGTTCAGCGCGGACGTGCTCGGCTCGCCGGTGCCGGTGCTCTGGATCGGCGCCAACATCTGGCAGCTCTTCGACCGGGTGCCCGGCGCCGCCGGGCGGCTCGGCTGGACCCAGACCGGCTACCGCGCCGACTCACCGTCCGAAGTGGACTACAAGGGGACCGCGCTGCGCCGGGACCCGGCCGCGGGCACCGGGGTGCTCGGCATCAACGTGACCGACGCGCGCAAGGCGACCGTGCTGGCCGAGGCGAAGGCCGGGCAGCACAGCACGCCGTGGGCGGTCCGCGCCGGCACGCTGACCTACCTCGCCGAGGTGCCCTACGCCTACACCGGCGCGGGTGACCGTTATCTCGCCGCCGCCGATATCTTGCTCGGCACTCTGGCCCCGGACACCGCGGAACGGCACCGCGCGCTGGTCCGGATCGAGGACGTCGGGCCGCGCACCGACCCCGCGCAGATCCGGGCGATCACCTCGTATCTGGCCTCGAAGAAGGTGCCGTTCTCGCTGGCGGTCTACCCGTACTACACGGACCCGCTCGGCAAGGCGAACAACGGGCAGCCCACCTTCGCCAGGCTGGTGGACAGCCCCGATCTCGTCGACGCGCTGCGCGAGGCCACCGAGCGGGGCGCCACCCTGCTCATGCACGGCTACAGCCACCAGTACCGCGAACAGCCCAACCCCTACGACGGGGTGAGCGCCGCCGACTTCGAGTTCTTCCGCGCTGCGCTGGACCAGGACGACAACGTGCGGCTCTCCGGCCCGGTGCCGGAGGACTCCCCGCAGTGGTTCAGCGACCGGATCGCCACCGGGCTCGGCGAGTTCGCCAGGGTCGGCCTGCCGAGGCCCGCGTTCTTCGAGTTCCCGCACTACGCCGGCTCCGCGGCCGACTACCAGGCCGTCACGCCGATCTTCGGCGCCAGGTACGACCGGGGCAGCTACTACGCCGGTTTCTGCCCTGGTGGCAAATGCGGCTCGAGCACCGTTTCGTACCAGGAGGTCTACGGGCAGTTCTTCCCGTACCCGGTGCGGGACGTGTACGGCGCGGTCGTGGTGCCGGAGAACATCGGCAACGTCGCACCGTCCTCGTTCAACCAGCACTCGGCCAGGTCCGGGGCGGAAATGGTGGCCGACGCCGCCACCGCCAGGGTGGTGCGGGACAACGTGGCGAGTTTCTTCTACCACCCGTTCCTCGGCACCGACGGCCTGGCCGCGCTGGTGGACGGCATCAGCGGCCTCGGTTACCAGTTCGCCTCACCAGGCGACGTTCTCCGCGGCTGA
- a CDS encoding DUF2334 domain-containing protein, giving the protein MRTVLAAVVLLLAVPGTARAAEPAPSYPGAPGSDPGRRTLVLYDTTGPYGWLGEPYAVQIGQLASHGGSWAMRPVTQYTKGELAGYTSVIYAGSTYDEPLPSAFLDDVLGGTRPVLWLNDNIWQLEARAGDFPARYGWEPDEFDTSTVRTIRYRGASLSRSELAAPSGILRPEIDDPALVTTVGTAVRPDGSTFPWGVRSGALTYIGEIPLSYIGEGDRYLALADVVSGLVRPGAPDRKRALVRIEDVGPDADPAELRAITDYLHSKRVPFSLAVYPRYEDPKGVYHNGVPTRMDLREVPEVVQALRYAEARGGTLLMHGYTHQYETVDNPYDAVSADDFEFYGAHVDEADYVRLDGPVPKDSALWATGRVIASRGAFRAAGLAEPTIFEPPHYAASAVDYQVFNQQFGLRYDRGLYFPGWCPAGKCGSGQPDYTREYGQYFPYLVRDVYGSTVIPEGLGNVELEEMNHHPPRLPAEIVAAAKANLAVTDGTASFFYHPYLGVDDLRKVVEGIQGLGYQFVPAGEVAKG; this is encoded by the coding sequence ATGCGGACCGTGCTCGCGGCGGTCGTCCTGTTGCTCGCCGTACCCGGCACTGCACGGGCCGCCGAACCTGCGCCGTCCTACCCCGGCGCGCCCGGTTCGGACCCGGGCCGCAGGACACTGGTGCTCTACGACACCACCGGCCCCTACGGCTGGCTCGGCGAGCCGTACGCGGTCCAAATAGGACAACTGGCCTCGCACGGCGGAAGCTGGGCGATGCGGCCGGTGACCCAGTACACCAAGGGCGAACTGGCCGGCTACACGTCGGTGATCTACGCCGGGTCCACCTACGACGAGCCGCTGCCGTCGGCGTTCCTGGACGACGTGCTCGGCGGCACCCGCCCGGTGCTGTGGCTGAACGACAACATCTGGCAGCTCGAAGCCAGGGCCGGTGACTTCCCCGCCCGGTACGGCTGGGAGCCGGACGAGTTCGACACCAGCACGGTGCGCACCATCCGGTACCGCGGCGCGTCGCTGAGCCGAAGTGAGCTCGCCGCGCCGAGCGGCATCCTGCGCCCGGAAATCGACGACCCGGCCCTGGTCACCACCGTGGGCACGGCGGTCCGCCCGGACGGCAGCACCTTTCCCTGGGGGGTGCGCTCCGGCGCGCTGACCTACATCGGTGAGATCCCGTTGTCCTACATCGGCGAGGGCGACCGCTACCTGGCGCTGGCGGACGTGGTCAGCGGGCTGGTCCGGCCGGGGGCGCCGGACCGCAAGCGCGCGCTGGTGCGGATCGAGGACGTCGGCCCGGACGCCGATCCGGCCGAGCTGCGGGCGATCACGGACTACCTGCACAGCAAGCGGGTGCCGTTCTCTCTCGCGGTGTACCCGCGCTACGAAGACCCGAAGGGCGTCTACCACAACGGGGTCCCGACCCGGATGGACCTGCGCGAGGTGCCCGAGGTGGTGCAGGCGCTGCGGTACGCCGAGGCGCGCGGCGGCACGCTGCTGATGCACGGCTACACCCACCAGTACGAGACGGTGGACAATCCCTACGACGCGGTCAGCGCGGACGACTTCGAGTTCTACGGCGCGCACGTGGACGAAGCGGACTACGTAAGGCTGGACGGGCCGGTGCCCAAGGACTCCGCGCTCTGGGCCACCGGCCGAGTCATCGCGTCCAGGGGCGCGTTCCGGGCCGCCGGCCTGGCCGAGCCGACCATCTTCGAACCGCCGCACTACGCCGCTTCGGCGGTGGACTACCAGGTGTTCAACCAGCAGTTCGGCCTGCGCTACGACCGGGGGCTGTACTTTCCCGGCTGGTGCCCCGCTGGGAAGTGCGGTTCCGGCCAGCCGGACTACACCCGCGAGTACGGCCAGTACTTTCCTTACCTGGTAAGGGATGTCTACGGCTCGACGGTGATCCCCGAGGGTCTCGGCAACGTCGAGCTCGAAGAGATGAACCACCATCCGCCGCGATTGCCGGCGGAGATCGTGGCGGCCGCGAAGGCGAACCTCGCGGTCACCGACGGGACGGCCAGCTTCTTCTACCACCCGTACCTGGGCGTGGACGACCTCCGCAAGGTCGTGGAGGGCATCCAGGGCCTCGGCTACCAGTTCGTCCCCGCCGGCGAGGTGGCGAAGGGCTAA
- a CDS encoding winged helix-turn-helix transcriptional regulator gives MSTPLDPDLFAGCAPITPLFRIGDKWTSKIITCLLDGPRRFSELQVPLRGITPKVLTESLRAMERDRLITRTAYPEIPPRVEYELTELGRSLRKPMAALCEWSQENLAKLIEARENG, from the coding sequence GTGAGCACACCACTGGACCCTGACCTGTTCGCCGGCTGCGCGCCGATCACCCCGCTGTTCCGGATCGGCGACAAGTGGACGTCAAAGATCATCACCTGCCTGCTTGACGGCCCGCGGCGCTTCTCCGAACTGCAGGTGCCCCTGCGCGGCATCACTCCCAAGGTGCTCACCGAATCACTGCGGGCGATGGAGCGGGACAGGCTGATCACCCGCACCGCCTACCCCGAGATTCCGCCCAGGGTCGAGTACGAGCTGACCGAACTCGGCCGCAGCCTGCGCAAGCCGATGGCCGCCCTGTGCGAATGGTCCCAGGAGAACCTCGCGAAGCTGATCGAAGCCCGCGAGAACGGTTAG
- a CDS encoding NAD(P)-dependent oxidoreductase gives MDRIVVFGAGGRAGRRIVAEAVDHGHQVTAVVRDPARHDFPADVTVAAGDVTDADSVAAAAAGHDVAISTVYRADVDAREFYASAARALLDGLKRAGTERLLVVGIGSLLETAPGVRVLDAPDFPAEARVFSLGHAAGLEVLQAGELDWVMFAPPPVVLGDGDARAGRYRVGGVSVLPASEGFSYSDLAVVVVREVGSPSCSRSLVAVGYSG, from the coding sequence ATGGACAGGATCGTGGTTTTCGGCGCGGGCGGACGGGCCGGCAGGCGGATCGTGGCCGAGGCGGTCGACCACGGCCATCAGGTCACCGCTGTGGTCCGCGACCCCGCACGGCACGACTTTCCCGCCGACGTGACCGTGGCAGCCGGTGACGTGACCGACGCGGACAGCGTGGCGGCGGCCGCGGCGGGCCACGACGTGGCGATCAGTACCGTCTACCGGGCGGATGTGGACGCCCGGGAGTTCTACGCCTCGGCCGCGCGAGCCCTGCTGGACGGGTTGAAGCGGGCGGGCACCGAGCGGCTGCTGGTGGTCGGCATCGGGTCCTTGCTGGAAACCGCGCCGGGGGTCCGAGTGCTGGACGCACCCGATTTCCCGGCCGAGGCCAGGGTGTTCTCGCTGGGACATGCGGCGGGGTTGGAGGTGCTCCAGGCGGGCGAGTTGGACTGGGTGATGTTCGCGCCGCCGCCGGTGGTGCTGGGCGACGGGGACGCGCGTGCGGGGAGGTACCGGGTGGGTGGGGTTTCGGTTCTGCCGGCTTCGGAGGGGTTCTCGTACTCGGATCTTGCGGTGGTTGTGGTGCGGGAGGTTGGTTCTCCTTCTTGTTCTCGTTCTCTTGTGGCTGTGGGATATTCGGGGTAG
- a CDS encoding DUF222 domain-containing protein, with amino-acid sequence MDKDQACELLKDIQVIQEQKCRLEAAQLRLVARLNEVEERTRGVPAELALGLAITKNMAGKQVALAEALATRLPKTLQAMESGVIDGYKASKIFDATAALSDEKAREVDAVMGDRLAGKNPSGLRRAVNRVVARIDPNGHAARTLRRHLGRKVELVHQGKGMSTLIVDVPVEVGTAIYARTDREARTLKVKGEPRTLDQLRADVLADRCLRERGTSRNPKAGVYPLCRLRHPGQVEQQPRRTRRHRPHPHPASQGNRLQPVNGSDAMYQVDGAFGVRP; translated from the coding sequence ATGGACAAAGACCAGGCTTGCGAGTTGTTGAAGGACATTCAGGTTATTCAGGAGCAGAAGTGCCGGTTGGAGGCGGCACAGCTCCGGTTGGTAGCGCGGTTGAACGAGGTCGAAGAAAGAACCAGAGGGGTGCCAGCGGAGTTGGCGCTCGGGCTGGCGATCACGAAGAACATGGCCGGTAAGCAGGTCGCGCTCGCCGAGGCATTGGCGACACGGTTACCGAAAACGTTGCAGGCCATGGAATCCGGGGTCATCGATGGGTACAAAGCCTCCAAGATCTTCGATGCCACCGCCGCACTCTCCGATGAGAAGGCCCGCGAAGTCGACGCTGTGATGGGCGATCGACTGGCGGGCAAGAACCCCTCCGGCCTGCGGCGGGCAGTGAACCGAGTGGTCGCCCGAATCGACCCGAACGGACACGCCGCCCGGACCCTGCGCCGCCACCTGGGCCGCAAAGTTGAGCTGGTGCACCAAGGCAAAGGCATGTCCACCCTGATTGTCGATGTTCCAGTGGAAGTCGGCACAGCGATCTACGCCCGCACCGACCGCGAAGCCCGCACCCTCAAGGTCAAAGGCGAGCCCCGCACACTGGACCAGCTTCGGGCCGACGTGCTCGCCGACCGGTGCCTCCGCGAACGCGGCACATCGCGTAACCCCAAGGCCGGTGTGTACCCACTATGCCGACTTCGCCACCCTGGCCAGGTCGAACAACAACCCCGCCGAACTCGCCGACACCGGCCCCATCCTCACCCGGCAAGCCAAGGAAATCGCCTACAACCTGTGAACGGGAGCGATGCCATGTACCAAGTGGACGGTGCCTTTGGAGTCCGTCCATAA
- a CDS encoding class I SAM-dependent methyltransferase, which translates to MTASLGDARVLPVPDAGFDAALLLGPLYHLTTREDRVIALSEAARAVRPGGLVFAAAISRFASLFDGLSGGAFFDPDFRRIVAADLVDGQHRNEAENPRWFTTAYFHQPEELRGECADAGLEVLEVVGVEGIACWLPQLADRWETPDGRAAILDAVRAVESEPSVLGASAHLIAVARR; encoded by the coding sequence GTGACCGCATCGCTCGGTGACGCCCGCGTGCTGCCGGTCCCGGACGCCGGTTTCGACGCCGCGTTGCTGCTGGGCCCGCTCTATCACCTCACGACCCGCGAAGACCGGGTGATCGCGCTGAGCGAGGCCGCTCGCGCGGTTCGCCCCGGCGGCTTGGTGTTCGCGGCCGCGATCTCCCGGTTCGCGTCCTTGTTCGACGGCCTCAGCGGTGGCGCGTTCTTCGACCCCGATTTCCGTCGGATCGTGGCGGCGGATCTGGTCGACGGTCAGCATCGCAATGAGGCGGAGAACCCGCGCTGGTTCACCACGGCATACTTTCACCAGCCCGAAGAACTACGCGGCGAATGCGCGGACGCCGGGCTCGAGGTGCTCGAAGTGGTCGGCGTGGAGGGCATCGCCTGCTGGCTGCCCCAACTCGCCGATCGTTGGGAGACGCCGGACGGCCGGGCTGCGATCCTGGATGCGGTCAGGGCGGTGGAGTCGGAACCCAGTGTTCTCGGCGCGAGCGCACACCTGATCGCCGTCGCCAGGCGGTGA
- a CDS encoding methyltransferase domain-containing protein yields MNDIPAEILAHYRTIDEGARIIDGLGRLELLRTQEILRRHLPGAPSRVLDIGGGTGVHAAWLADDGHEVELFDVVPNMSNRRSGCRA; encoded by the coding sequence ATGAACGACATCCCCGCCGAGATCCTCGCGCACTACCGCACCATCGACGAGGGCGCGCGGATCATCGACGGCCTTGGCAGGCTGGAGTTGCTCCGGACGCAGGAGATCCTGCGCCGGCACCTGCCCGGCGCACCGTCGCGGGTGCTGGACATCGGTGGGGGCACCGGGGTGCATGCCGCATGGCTCGCCGACGACGGGCATGAAGTCGAACTGTTCGACGTGGTCCCGAACATGTCGAACAGGCGCAGCGGCTGCCGGGCGTGA
- a CDS encoding alkaline phosphatase D family protein translates to MATVNRRRVLLGGLAAAVSGAVTLPSSIPSWASARTTAAAPAIRDPFQLGVASGDPLPDSVVLWTRLAPAPLNPDGFGGMPDATYNVEWELANDQAFGSVVQHGTAAAVRAQAHSVHIEPVGLEPGREYFYRFKTEGFISPVGRTRTAPAAGAAVNQLKYCFASCQHWEEGWYHAHRGIVADNPELVLFMGDYIYEKPSGRGPELKVRGLAVPEDTATLALYRARHGQHKTDADLQAAHAVAPWITVFDDHEVMNNWNATTAPASTARKTAGFQAFYEHMPIRSTAKPSGASIQLYRQLAWGNLARFHMMDTRQYRNAQATGDNCTTMRDPKRTITGSAQEQWLLKAFETHPCTWDFLGQQVFFAQRDGDGKSSTCESPDSWNGYQGSRDRITKGWVDRKVPNPIVLTGDVHRHWAADLRQDYFDHSDPIVGSELVSTSVTSTSAGSAPPTAGWYANNPHVKYCKGERGYVRVTATPQQMKADFVTVSNALERDPAKVVIKTDVSYVVQAGKPGLQKA, encoded by the coding sequence ATGGCCACGGTGAACAGGCGACGGGTTTTGCTCGGCGGGCTCGCCGCAGCCGTTTCGGGCGCGGTCACCCTGCCCTCCTCGATCCCGTCCTGGGCGAGTGCCAGGACGACCGCCGCAGCACCCGCGATCCGGGACCCGTTCCAACTGGGGGTGGCCTCGGGTGACCCGCTGCCCGACAGCGTGGTGCTGTGGACCCGCCTCGCTCCCGCGCCGCTGAACCCGGACGGCTTCGGCGGCATGCCCGACGCGACGTACAACGTCGAGTGGGAGTTGGCGAACGACCAGGCCTTCGGTTCGGTCGTGCAGCACGGGACAGCGGCGGCGGTGCGGGCACAGGCGCACAGCGTGCACATCGAGCCGGTCGGCCTGGAGCCGGGACGCGAGTACTTCTACCGGTTCAAGACCGAGGGCTTCATCTCCCCGGTCGGGCGGACCCGCACCGCGCCGGCCGCCGGAGCCGCGGTCAACCAGCTGAAGTACTGCTTCGCGTCCTGCCAGCACTGGGAGGAGGGCTGGTACCACGCGCACCGCGGGATCGTCGCGGACAACCCGGAGCTGGTGTTGTTCATGGGCGACTACATCTACGAGAAGCCCTCGGGCCGCGGACCCGAGCTGAAGGTGCGCGGGCTCGCGGTACCGGAGGACACCGCCACGCTGGCGCTCTACCGGGCCCGGCACGGCCAGCACAAGACCGACGCAGACCTCCAGGCCGCGCACGCGGTGGCGCCGTGGATCACGGTGTTCGACGACCACGAGGTGATGAACAACTGGAACGCCACCACCGCCCCGGCCAGCACGGCCCGCAAGACGGCGGGTTTCCAGGCGTTCTACGAGCACATGCCGATCCGGTCCACCGCGAAGCCCAGTGGCGCGTCGATCCAGCTGTACCGCCAGCTCGCCTGGGGCAATCTGGCCCGCTTCCACATGATGGACACCCGGCAGTACCGGAACGCGCAGGCCACCGGGGACAACTGCACGACCATGCGCGATCCGAAGCGGACGATCACCGGGAGCGCGCAGGAACAGTGGTTGCTCAAGGCTTTCGAGACGCATCCGTGCACCTGGGACTTCCTCGGCCAGCAGGTGTTCTTCGCCCAGCGGGACGGCGACGGCAAGAGTTCCACCTGTGAGTCGCCGGACTCGTGGAACGGCTACCAGGGTTCGCGGGACCGGATCACCAAGGGTTGGGTGGACCGCAAGGTGCCGAACCCGATCGTGCTGACCGGGGACGTGCACCGGCACTGGGCGGCCGACCTGCGCCAGGACTACTTCGACCACAGCGACCCGATCGTGGGTTCCGAGCTGGTGTCCACTTCGGTGACCAGCACCAGCGCGGGGTCCGCCCCGCCGACCGCCGGGTGGTACGCGAACAACCCGCATGTGAAGTACTGCAAGGGCGAACGCGGGTATGTGCGGGTGACTGCGACCCCGCAGCAGATGAAGGCGGACTTCGTGACGGTGTCCAACGCGCTGGAGCGGGACCCGGCCAAAGTGGTGATCAAGACGGACGTGAGCTACGTGGTCCAGGCCGGCAAGCCGGGCCTGCAGAAGGCCTGA
- a CDS encoding SH3 domain-containing protein, producing MMRSTFRRRAGRTAAILAAASGFLLVSAFPALAASGTVQTAGDPLNVRRAPTTSATAVGTVANGATVTIDCQTIGSSVSGPLGTSTIWDYVPALRGYISHSYVKSTPAGRIAPDCGVGSGSAECSTGACAGEAQFRSSDAHFIVYDRAGDGKSAVVAYWLEGGAGPLYVWNSNGNGTSVDKAVNVPKGSWVYYKVCIADYSATNPILQNCSGGLTDYAS from the coding sequence ATGATGCGTTCCACGTTCCGGCGACGGGCTGGTCGGACGGCCGCGATACTGGCCGCCGCGAGTGGTTTTCTCCTGGTCAGCGCGTTTCCGGCGCTGGCGGCAAGCGGAACCGTGCAGACCGCCGGTGATCCGCTGAATGTCCGGCGGGCGCCCACTACCAGTGCCACCGCGGTGGGCACGGTGGCAAATGGCGCAACCGTGACCATCGACTGCCAGACCATCGGAAGCTCGGTCAGCGGTCCGCTGGGCACCAGCACCATCTGGGATTACGTGCCCGCGTTGCGCGGCTACATCTCCCACAGCTATGTCAAGTCCACCCCGGCCGGGCGGATCGCCCCGGACTGCGGGGTGGGCAGCGGAAGCGCCGAATGCTCCACCGGCGCCTGCGCGGGGGAGGCGCAGTTCCGTTCCTCGGACGCGCACTTCATCGTCTACGACCGGGCCGGTGACGGTAAGTCCGCCGTGGTGGCTTATTGGCTCGAAGGCGGCGCCGGCCCACTTTATGTGTGGAACTCCAACGGCAACGGAACCAGCGTCGACAAGGCGGTGAACGTGCCGAAGGGGAGTTGGGTCTACTACAAGGTCTGCATCGCGGACTATTCCGCGACGAACCCGATTCTGCAGAACTGCAGTGGTGGACTGACAGATTACGCATCTTGA